The stretch of DNA TACACCTTCATCAACGACTACATCGCCATGGTCATGGGCATGCTGGTCTGCGCGGCGGCGGGGGCAATCATTCTGCCGCCGAACAGCCGCTGGTTGTGGAAGCGTCTGGAGCAGGATCTGCGCGGCCAGGTGGTGTACGCGATCAGCGGCAAACTGAAAGGCCTGGCCTCGAGTTTCGAGAGCCGCACCCGCGACCTGCTGCATCAGGCTTATGGCCTCGCCGCCGGTCAGCCGACCGTGCAAAAGAACCTGTTGCGCTGGATGTTCGTGGTGCTCGAAGTCGGCCACGCAATCATCGAGTTGCGCAAGGAACAGGCGATTCTCCCGGTGCACCCGGCGTATGCCGAATCACAGCCGTGGCGTCAGGCGATCCGCGTGATGGGCCGGGCGCTGGTGCGGCTGTTCCTGCAACCGAACACCAGCAATCTCGAGCGCGCACTGGTCGCCGTCGATCACGCAATCAGTCGTGTCGCGGCCACCGACGAGCCGTTCGCGCCGCACTTCGATACCTCGGCCCTGCGCCGGGTGAAGAGCTACCTGCACTTCATCCGCACCTCACTGCTTGACCCGCAATCACCGCTCGCTGCCTACGCAATCGCCAAGCCCGAAGGACTTGCCCATGCCTCGTGAAATCGCTTTCCACGGCGTGTACATGCCGACCATGACCCTGATGTTTTTCGTCGCCGCGGCACTGGCCTGGGCGGTGGATCGGTTCTTGTCCGGGTTTGATCTGTACCGCTTCTTCTGGCACCCGGCGCTGCTGCGCCTGAGCCTGTTTACCTGTCTGTTCGGCGCGATGGCGCTGACTGTTTACCGTTGACTCTCTATCTCTGAAGAAGGCCCTGATGAAAAAGTTTTTCAGCCTGCTCGCGACCCTGCTGGTGCTGGCCCTGGCGCTGTGGATCGGCCGCACGTTGTGGGAGCACTACATGAACACCCCATGGACTCGCGATGGCCGCGTGCGCGCCGATATCATCAACGTCGCCGCCGACGTCACCGGCGAAGTCATCGACGTGCCGGTGCGCGACAACCAGTTGGTGAAGAAGGGCGATCTGCTGATGCTGATCGACCCGGAGCACTACCGCATCGCCGTCAAACAGGCGCAGTCGCTGGTCGCTTCGCGCAAGTCGACCTGGGAGATGCGCAAGGTCAACGCGCACCGCCGCGCCGATCTGGACAACCTGGTGATCTCCAAGGAAAACCGCGACGACGCCAGCAACATCGCCGATGCCGCGCTGGCCGATTACCAACACGCGCAAGCGCAACTGGAAGCCGCCGAACTCAACCTCAAACGCACCGAAGTGCGCGCGGCGGTCGATGGCTACGTGACCAACCTCAACGTGCATCGCGGCGACTACGCGCGCATCGGTGAAGCGAAAATGGCCGTGGTCGACATGAATTCGTTCTGGGTTTATGGCTTCTTCGAAGAGACCAAGCTGCCGCACGTGCGCGTGGGCGACAAGGCCGACATGCAGTTGATGAGCGGCGAAGTGTTGAAGGGCCACGTGGAGAGCATTTCGCGCGGCATCTACGACCGCGACAACCCGGAAAGCCGCGAGCTGATCGCCGACGTGAACCCGACGTTCAACTGGGTTCGCCTGGCGCAGCGGGTGCCGGTGCGCATTCACATCGATGAAGTGCCGCAGGGTGTGTTGTTGGCGGCGGGAATTACCTGCACCGTGGTGGTGAAGCAGGACGTTGTGGATAACTGACCGACCGCGTCGCTGCCATTCGCGAGCAGGCTCACTCCTACAGGAGATCTCTGCCACACCGAAGATCCCCTGTAGGAGTGAGCCTGCTCGCGATAAGGACGACTCGGTATTTCAGGCGAATATCGAGTAATCACTCAGCGCAAAACGTCTCCTGCAAATGCCGCCATAGCACCCGCCCGGACGGGTCTTTTTCAAACACCACCGTCGAGCGCCGATCCGTATGCAACCCGCTCGCATCCGTCTGCTGTTCGCGATAACTCAGCGTCGCGCCGTGCGCATGCAGCGCAATCCCGCGCAGCTCACTGAGCTCGATCCTGAAGCCTTTTTTTTTCCCGCCCGCCGCGTGAAACAGCGCACGTAAGGCTTCGACATCCAGCGCCCGGCCCAGCGGCGTGACCATGGAAAAGTCCGCCGAGAACCGGCTTAGCAGTCGCTCCAGTTCGGCCGAATCCTGCTCCACGGCAAACCAGCGTTCGATGACCAGGTGGGCCTGGATCGCTTCATCAAAATATTCGTTGTAGTCAGTCATGTGGATTTTTCCTGAAGGGGAGGTGTGCTCAGCAGGGCGAGCACTTTGGAGGTATCGAAACGCAGCACGGCGACCATTGGCAGCAATGTGAGCAAGGCAGCCGCGAGAAAGCAGCATTTAAATCCGTTACCGCCCAGTGCGCCCAACAGCGAACTGAGCAACGCCGCGCCGAGGCAGAAACCGAGCTGGCGATTGATGTTCCACAGCGCACTGGAGTGGCCCATTTTTTCCGGCGTCATACCGACAAACGCCAGGGTCTGCGCGGTGACGCTGCACAGGCTGCCGCCCAGCCCCATCAGGGCGTAGGCGATGATCAGCGGCGCGGCGGCGGGGTGTTCGATGCGCATCAGCAGGACAATGCCCAGGCATTGCACAAGCATGCCGACGATCAGCAACGGCTTGGGCCCGATGCGGTTGAAACTGCGTTTGCCGAGCATGATCGCCACACCCGATGCGGCGGCCCAGGCCAGCATCAGCGCACCGGTCTGCGCCGCGCCGACCCCGAGCTCGTGCAGGTACAGCACGGCAATCATGTTGGTGCCGGTAAAGACCCCGGGCACGAACAGGTAGATCAGCATCGCCAGACGCAACGACGGGCTCTTGAGCAGTTGCAGGTCGAGGACTGCGTCGGGTTTTCGCCAGCCATCGCGCAGGTACAGCCATAAGGTCAAGGCGCCGAGCAGCAGGACTCCGCCGGCGAGGTGACGGGTCGCGGAGGCGCTGGCGAGGCTCACGGCAATCAACAGCAGACTCAGGGCTGAGACCGCCAGCAGCAGGCCGCGTACGTCCAGAGTCGGGCGTTGCGTGGTGGGCTGATCCGCTTTCAGCCAGAGCAGGCCCAAGGCGAACGCCAACAGCGCCAATGGCAGGTTCAGGTAGAAAATCCAGCGCCACGACAAGGCCTCGACGATCAAGCCGCCCGCCGCCGGCGACAGGGCCGGCACCATCAGCGCGACCATCAACACCACGCCAGTAAGGTGCGCACGTTGCGCCACCGGGAATTGCCGATACGCCAGGGCCTGACCGATCGGCAGCAACAAACCGCCACCGAGCCCTTGCAGCAGGCGCCAGCCGATCAGGCTTTCGATCGAGCCGGCCTGGGCCACCAGCGCCGAGGCGATCCCGAACAGCAGCAGCGAACCGAGGATCAGCCGGCGCTCGCCCAGCCGTGCGGCCAGCCACACGCTCAGCGGAATAATCAGTGTCAGCCCGAGCATGTAGGCGTTGGTGATCCACGCCAGTTGCGTCACTGATGCCTGTAATTCCCGGGCGATGTCCGGGTAGGCAATGCTCGCGGCGAACATGTTCAGCAGGTCGAGGGCAAACCCGAACAGATACACCAGCGCGACTTTCGAGCGATAGACCATGGCAGCTTCCCTGTGATGAGACGTGCAGGGTAGGGGGCTTCAGGCGTTAGGAAAACGCTGGTTTGCCTGCTAGTTTGTCAAAATTATTTTGACAAGGAGCGCTTGGGACATGGTCAGCCTGGACCGTTTTGACACCTTCAAAGCCGTGGTCGAGGCCGGCTCGTTGACCGCGGCCGCCGATACTCTGGGCCAGACCCGGGCGGTGGTGAGCTTCAATCTCAAGCGATTGGAAGAAGAACTGGGCGTTACCTTGCTCACGCGCAATACCCGGCAACTGGCCCTGACCGATGCCGGCGAGCGTTTTTATCGACGCTGTCTGCGCACCCTTGACGAAGCGCGACTGGCGATCGAGGACGCCCGCTCCGAGCATTCGCAACTCAAGGGCACGTTGCGCATCACCACCACCGTGGAGTTCGCCCTGGCTCAGGTGGTGCCGGCGCTGGAGGTGTTTCGTCAGCAACAGCCGCAATTGAACATTCACCTGTCGACGTCCTCGACCCATGCCGATCTGATCTCCGAACGTTTTGACCTGGCGATCCGCCTGGGGCGCATGCACGATTCCAATCTGCGTGCGGTGCAGTTGTCGACGTTCGAGGTGTTTGCCGTGGCCGCGCCTGCGTTGATCGAGCGTTTTGCGCCGGTTGCCACGCTGGCGACGCTGGAGTCGATGCCGACGCTCGGCCATGGCCGCGTCCCGGAAATGACCGTGACCGACCCGGTCGGCACCGAGCATGTCTACCAGCCAAAACCGGGGACCACCGCCATCGTCGCCGACAACTCGGCAACGCTCAGGGCGTTTGCGTTGACCGGCCAGGGCGTGGCGATTTTGCCGCAATGGCTGATTCAGGACGATCTGGAGGCGGGGCGGTTGGTGCGGTTGCTGGCCGGTTACCGCTTTGCTCAGCAGGGGGTGTATGCGTTGTATCCGGATACGCGGCATTTGCCGCTGAAGGTGCGGGCGTTCATTGATTTCATGAAAGGCTGGGGATGAGTGTTGGCTGGCCGGGCCTCTTCGCGAGCAAGCCCGCTCCCACATTTGGAATGCATTCCCCTGTTGGAGCAGGCTCGGCCCACATCTGGAATGCATTCCCCTGTGGGAGCGAGCCTGCTCGCGAAAGCGTCAACTCGGTCTCAAAGCTGGCCACGCAACCCGAACCGCTTCATCAACGTCGACTCCAGCAACCCCTTGGGCAACAACGTCGCCAGCAACGGCAACGCCCGGCTGCCATTACCAATGCGAACCAAGCGCGGCGGCGTGCTCTGCTGCACCGCTTTGAGCAATTCAGCAGCAAACTCACTGGCCGGCGTCGGCTTGTCCTGCGAAGCCTTGGCCCGCGCCCTGATCCCCTCACGCAACGGAAACCACGGTGACTGCTCGTTGATCAGTTGCTCGGCTTCGTGCCCGGCATTCTTGGCGAAACTCGATTGAATTGCCCCCGGTTGCACTTCCATCACGCGAATGCCGAACGGCGCCAGCTCCATGCGCAACGCGTCGCTCAAGGCATGCACCGCGGCTTTCGAGGCGCAATAGGCGCCAGCGAACGGAGTCACCAGCACGCCCGAAACACTGCCGATGTTCACCACCAGCCCCTTGGTCCGGCGCAGCACTGGAAATAGCGCGCGGGTGACGCCGACAATCGAGAACACGTTGGTTTCGAACTGACGCTGCATCGCAGGCACGCCGCCGTCGAGCAGCGGGCCCATGGCGCCGTAACCGGCGTTATTGATCAGCACGTCGAGGCCGCCGTGTTGCTGGTTGATGCGCTCAGCGAGTTGTTCCAGCGCCACGCTGTCATTGACGTCCAGCGCGATCGCGGTGAACCCTGCAGCGGCGAGGGCCGCGACATCATCAGGCTTGCGCGCACTGGCCCAGACCTCGTAACCGGCGGCTTTGAACGCATCCGCGAGGGCGCGGCCAATACCGCTGGAGCAACCGGTAATCAACGCTACGGGCATGGCGCATTCCTTGTGCAAAAAGTGGGGATGGGGGGATCAGTCGGAGAAACTGCCTTGCAAACGCTCGGCGCGAAATTCCAGGGTTTGCGGACGATAACCGGCACGCAGCGGTGGCATCGGCAGGCAGTCTTCCCAGTCGCCGCCAGCCTGCAACTCACCCGGGCCACGATAGCGTGGGGCGGTGTATTGGTTGTCGGCCAGATTGACCGTATCACCCGGTGCGTAGGCTGCGATGCGCCAGCGCAGTTCGGTCAGCGGCACGTCGTTGCCGTTTTTCATTTTCAGTTGCAGCGGCCGGTCCGCCGGGCACTGTTCAGGCGCATAGACAATGCGCATCTCCAGACGCGCCAGTTGCTTGAGCTCGCGGTTGTCCAGCCACACCACCCAGACCGCGACCAATCCCAGACCAACGGCGGCCGCGACGGACACCGGTACAGCCTTGGCCGGATAGCGCAGCAACAGGATCAGCCAGGTGATGACCAGCAAAACGCCGATGAACATGTCGCACAACCTCGCAGGGATAGAGGGGCATCCTACCTAAGCGTAGGTGAGGTTGGCGATGGGCAGGATTTCTGTGGTGAAGGTGAAGACGCCTTCGCGAGCAAGCCCGCTCCCACAGGGATGGGGGCTGATCACAAAATCGAGCC from Pseudomonas sp. P8_229 encodes:
- a CDS encoding DUF1656 domain-containing protein yields the protein MPREIAFHGVYMPTMTLMFFVAAALAWAVDRFLSGFDLYRFFWHPALLRLSLFTCLFGAMALTVYR
- a CDS encoding HlyD family secretion protein, producing the protein MKKFFSLLATLLVLALALWIGRTLWEHYMNTPWTRDGRVRADIINVAADVTGEVIDVPVRDNQLVKKGDLLMLIDPEHYRIAVKQAQSLVASRKSTWEMRKVNAHRRADLDNLVISKENRDDASNIADAALADYQHAQAQLEAAELNLKRTEVRAAVDGYVTNLNVHRGDYARIGEAKMAVVDMNSFWVYGFFEETKLPHVRVGDKADMQLMSGEVLKGHVESISRGIYDRDNPESRELIADVNPTFNWVRLAQRVPVRIHIDEVPQGVLLAAGITCTVVVKQDVVDN
- a CDS encoding DUF4440 domain-containing protein, encoding MTDYNEYFDEAIQAHLVIERWFAVEQDSAELERLLSRFSADFSMVTPLGRALDVEALRALFHAAGGKKKGFRIELSELRGIALHAHGATLSYREQQTDASGLHTDRRSTVVFEKDPSGRVLWRHLQETFCAE
- a CDS encoding MFS transporter — protein: MVYRSKVALVYLFGFALDLLNMFAASIAYPDIARELQASVTQLAWITNAYMLGLTLIIPLSVWLAARLGERRLILGSLLLFGIASALVAQAGSIESLIGWRLLQGLGGGLLLPIGQALAYRQFPVAQRAHLTGVVLMVALMVPALSPAAGGLIVEALSWRWIFYLNLPLALLAFALGLLWLKADQPTTQRPTLDVRGLLLAVSALSLLLIAVSLASASATRHLAGGVLLLGALTLWLYLRDGWRKPDAVLDLQLLKSPSLRLAMLIYLFVPGVFTGTNMIAVLYLHELGVGAAQTGALMLAWAAASGVAIMLGKRSFNRIGPKPLLIVGMLVQCLGIVLLMRIEHPAAAPLIIAYALMGLGGSLCSVTAQTLAFVGMTPEKMGHSSALWNINRQLGFCLGAALLSSLLGALGGNGFKCCFLAAALLTLLPMVAVLRFDTSKVLALLSTPPLQEKST
- a CDS encoding LysR family transcriptional regulator, translated to MVSLDRFDTFKAVVEAGSLTAAADTLGQTRAVVSFNLKRLEEELGVTLLTRNTRQLALTDAGERFYRRCLRTLDEARLAIEDARSEHSQLKGTLRITTTVEFALAQVVPALEVFRQQQPQLNIHLSTSSTHADLISERFDLAIRLGRMHDSNLRAVQLSTFEVFAVAAPALIERFAPVATLATLESMPTLGHGRVPEMTVTDPVGTEHVYQPKPGTTAIVADNSATLRAFALTGQGVAILPQWLIQDDLEAGRLVRLLAGYRFAQQGVYALYPDTRHLPLKVRAFIDFMKGWG
- a CDS encoding SDR family oxidoreductase, producing the protein MPVALITGCSSGIGRALADAFKAAGYEVWASARKPDDVAALAAAGFTAIALDVNDSVALEQLAERINQQHGGLDVLINNAGYGAMGPLLDGGVPAMQRQFETNVFSIVGVTRALFPVLRRTKGLVVNIGSVSGVLVTPFAGAYCASKAAVHALSDALRMELAPFGIRVMEVQPGAIQSSFAKNAGHEAEQLINEQSPWFPLREGIRARAKASQDKPTPASEFAAELLKAVQQSTPPRLVRIGNGSRALPLLATLLPKGLLESTLMKRFGLRGQL
- a CDS encoding multidrug transporter, with protein sequence MFIGVLLVITWLILLLRYPAKAVPVSVAAAVGLGLVAVWVVWLDNRELKQLARLEMRIVYAPEQCPADRPLQLKMKNGNDVPLTELRWRIAAYAPGDTVNLADNQYTAPRYRGPGELQAGGDWEDCLPMPPLRAGYRPQTLEFRAERLQGSFSD